TAGTTCAATGCAAGCACTATTAAAATCAACGGGTATGGCATTAATGTCTAATGTAGGAGGAGCTTCAGGACCCTTATATGGCTTTAGCTTTGTGAAAATGGCTTCCGTTGCAAAAGATGATATGAATCGCCAGGACATTATCACCTTAATTAAAACATTCGCAGAAGCAATTTCTGCACGTGGAAAAGTTACCTTAAATGAAAAAACAATGTATGATGTTGTGGCTCGTGCTGCTGAAAAGCTTGAAAATGGAGAAACATTATCGCTGAATCAATTACAGCAATTAGCTGATAATACTAAAGATATGGTTGCAACAAAAGGAAGAGCAGCATATTTTGGTGAAAAATCAAAAGGGTATGTAGATCCCGGAGCGCAAAGTATGGTTTATGTACTAAACGCTTTGATTGGAGATGAAAATAATGGCTAAAATCATTTTAGTGAGTCATAGTAAGGACATAGCAAATGGTACGAAATC
This is a stretch of genomic DNA from Staphylococcus roterodami. It encodes these proteins:
- the dhaL gene encoding dihydroxyacetone kinase subunit L, which codes for MNVNDMKERLLQLEETFKTHESELTELDRAIGDGDHGVNMVRGFSSVKDKLDDSSMQALLKSTGMALMSNVGGASGPLYGFSFVKMASVAKDDMNRQDIITLIKTFAEAISARGKVTLNEKTMYDVVARAAEKLENGETLSLNQLQQLADNTKDMVATKGRAAYFGEKSKGYVDPGAQSMVYVLNALIGDENNG